A single window of Gavia stellata isolate bGavSte3 chromosome 14, bGavSte3.hap2, whole genome shotgun sequence DNA harbors:
- the IGBP1 gene encoding immunoglobulin-binding protein 1, which translates to MAEGAGAGPRLAELLAAGRRLWEEVESGAEPSSGAPAVQEKVRQGLDALQRAAAMVAQLDLFSENEELEEIASADLKYLLLPALLGALTLKQVDLSRRLEHLESARAHFWRFLKLCRSYGLGSFHLPPASPPGEEDAGSPSPGGPAAAQPSLVAMASSRQAKIERYKQKKELENRLASMRTFVESGQADEDQIREFSILQIQKWINTSLEEIESIDQEMVILRSRGTVKQSSASSHSTSRQVRAPLKPFILTRDAAQAKVFGAGYPGLPTMTVDDWYEQRRRQGVVSGQSLTDEELQKQQQEKKEEEDDEEALQKARNWDDWKDTHPRGYGNRQNVG; encoded by the exons ATGGCGGAgggggccggcgcggggccgcggctgGCGGAGCTGCTGGCGGCGGGCCGGCGGCtctgggaggaggtggagagcgGCGCCGAGCCGTCCTCGGGGGCCCCGGCCGTGCAGGAGAAAGTGCGGCAGGGGCTGGACGCGCTGCAGCGGGCGGCCGCCATGGTGGCGCAGCTGGACCTGTTCAG CGAGAacgaggagctggaggagatcGCCTCGGCCGACCTGAAGTACCTGCTGCTGCCCGCCTTGCTGGGGGCCCTGACGCTGAAGCAGGTCGAcctgagcaggaggctggagcacCTGGAGAGCGCTCGGGCCCACTTCTGGCGCTTCCTCAAGCTCTGCAGGAGCTACGGGCTGGGCAGCTTCCACctgccccccgccagccccccggGAGAGGAAGATGCCGGGAGCCCGTCCCCGGggggccccgctgccgcccagcccagcctggtgGCCATGGCGTCGAGTAGGCAAGCCAAAATCGAAAG ATATAAGCAGAAGAAGGAACTGGAGAACAGGCTGGCCTCTATGAGAACCTTTGTGGAGAGCGGGCAGGCAGATGAGGATCAGATACGGGAATTTTCCATACTACAAATCCAGAAATGGATCAACACCAGCCTTGAGGAAATTGAGAGTATTGACCAAGAAATGGTCATCTTGAGGAGCAGAGGTACAGTGAAACAG TCTTCAGCATCATCACACAGTACTTCTCGACAAGTCAGGGCTCCACTGAAACCTTTCATTCTTACCCGGGATGCTGCTCAGGCTAA AGTGTTTGGTGCTGGCTATCCCGGCCTGCCTACTATGACTGTGGATGACTGGTATGAGCAGCGCAGAAGGCAAGGAGTCGTGTCTGGTCAGA GTTTAACTGATGAAGagttgcagaagcagcagcaggagaaaaaagaggaggaggatgatgaGGAAGCTCTTCAAAAAGCTCGGAACTGGGATGACTGGAAAGATACACACCCAAGAGGCTATGGCAACCGGCAGAATGTGGGCTGA
- the LOC132318142 gene encoding diacylglycerol O-acyltransferase 2-like codes for MKTIIAACSQNLSGSRASVQTALRTLLAAPWPSQRDIRSWLQLLSVLQWVLSFLLLGTLSLLLLIYLVFTSFWPISALYLAWIIFDWDTPEKGGRRLPCLRRWPVWRHFRDYFPVKLVKTHDLSPSHNYIIGSHPHGILCVGAFCNFITGSTGFGEMFPGIRPFLTTLAGNFRLPVFREYLMSGGLCPVTRRAIGYLLSKNGTGNAVAIVIGGAAESLSCRPGVTTLILKNRKGFVRMALQHGAYLVPSFSFGENDLFRQVVFEEGSWMRSIQQRFQKMMGFAPCVFYGRGLTSARSRGFLPYARPITTVVGEPVMVPKIEDPSCETVDMYHEMYVRSLLKLFNENKTKYGLSETDELHIL; via the exons ATGAAGACAATTATTGCAGCCTGTTCCCAAAATCTTAGTG GCAGTCGCGCCAGTGTCCAGACCGCCCTGCGCACCCTGCTCGCAGCACCCTGGCCCTCGCAGCGGGACATCCGCTCCTGGCTCCAGCTCCTCTCCGTCCTGCAGTGGGTGCTCAGCTTCCTGCTGCTGG GAaccctcagcctgctgctcctcatctaCCTGGTGTTCACCAGCTTCTGGCCCATCTCCGCGCTCTACCTGGCCTGGATCATCTTTGACTGGGACACGCCGGAGAAAG GTGGCAGAAGGCTGCCGTGCCTGCGGCGATGGCCCGTGTGGAGGCACTTTCGGGATTATTTCCCCGTGAAG CTGGTGAAGACGCACGACCTGTCCCCCAGCCACAATTACATCATCGGCTCCCACCCCCACGGCATCCTCTGCGTCGGCGCCTTCTGCAACTTCATCACGGGCTCGACGGGCTTCGGGGAGATGTTCCCGGGCATCCGGCCCTTCCTCACCACCCTGGCTGGCAACTTCCGCCTGCCCGTCTTCAGGGAGTACCTGATGAGCGGGG ggctgtgcccggTGACACGCCGCGCCATCGGGTACCTGCTGTCCAAGAACGGCACCGGCAACGCGGTGGCCATCGTCATCGGCGGCGCGGCCGAGTCGCTCTCCTGCCGTCCTGGCGTCACCACGCTCATCCTGAAGAACCGCAAGGGCTTCGTCCGCATGGCCCTGCAGCACGG GGCCTACCTCgtcccctccttctccttcgGGGAGAACGACCTCTTCCGCCAGGTGGTCTTTGAGGAGGGCAGCTGGATGAGGAGCATCCAGCAGCGCTTCCAGAAGATGATGGGCTTTGCTCCCTGCGTCTTCTATGGCCGGGGCCTCACCTCTGCCCGATCCCGGGGCTTCCTCCCCTACGCCAGACCCATCACCACCGTGG TGGGGGAGCCGGTGATGGTGCCCAAGATCGAGGACCCGAGCTGCGAGACGGTGGACATGTACCATGAGATGTACGTCCGCTCCCTGCTCAAGCTCTTCAACGAGAACAAGACCAAGTACGGGCTGTCGGAGACGGACGAGCTGCACATCCTCTGA
- the P2RY4 gene encoding P2Y purinoceptor 4 — translation MATSVRTFPVALWTPTPAPWPGGNTTVAAEAKCVFNEEFKFILLPISYGIVFVVGLPLNSWALWMFISRMRPWNATTTYMFNLAVSDTLYVLSLPTLVYYYADRNNWPFGKWLCKIVRFLFYANLYSSILFLTCISIHRYMGICHPIRSLKWVKTKHARIICVGAWLVVTICLIPNLIFVTTSTKGNSTLCHDTTKPEEFDHYVHYSSSVMALLFGVPFLVIVLCYCLMAKRLSKSSFSSPSPRMPSYKKRSIKMIIVVLTVFAICFVPFHITRTIYYTSRYFQANCRTLNIINLTYKITRPLASINSCLDPILYFMAGDKYRGQLRRGPAQRLRPMPTCDLALVSPSTDNVSGGSHTVGDTRGTARSGGGC, via the coding sequence ATGGCCACTTCAGTGAGGACGTTCCCAGTTGCCCTGTGGACACCGACGCCAGCTCCCTGGCCAGGAGGAAACACCACCGTGGCGGCAGAGGCAAAGTGCGTCTTCAACGAGGAGTTCAAGTTCATCCTACTGCCCATCTCCTACGGCATCGTCTTCGTGGTGGGGCTGCCCCTCAACTCCTGGGCCCTGTGGATGTTCATTTCCAGGATGAGGCCCTGGAACGCCACCACCACCTACATGTTCAACCTGGCCGTCTCCGACACACTCTAtgtcctctccctccccaccctggTCTACTATTATGCCGACCGCAACAACTGGCCCTTCGGGAAATGGCTCTGCAAGATTGTGCGGTTCCTCTTCTATGCTAACCTCTACAGCAGCATCCTCTTCCTGACGTGTATCAGCATCCACCGCTACATGGGCATCTGCCACCCCATCCGCTCCCTGAAGTGGGTGAAGACCAAGCATGCCCGCATCATTTGCGTGGGTGCCTGGCTTGTCGTCACCATCTGCCTCATCCCCAACCTCATCTTTGTCACCACCAGCACCAAGGGCAACAGCACCCTGTGCCACGACACCACCAAGCCCGAGGAGTTCGACCATTATGTGCACTACAGCTCCTCTGTCAtggccctcctctttggggtCCCCTTCCTGGTGATCGTCCTATGCTACTGCCTGATGGCCAAGAGACTCAGCAAGTCCAGcttctccagccccagcccccgAATGCCCTCCTACAAGAAGCGCTCCATCAAGATGATCATCGTCGTGCTCACCGTCTTTGCCATCTGCTTCGTGCCCTTCCACATCACCCGGACCATCTACTACACATCCCGCTACTTCCAAGCCAACTGCCGGACCCTCAACATCATCAACCTCACCTATAAGATCACTCGGCCCCTGGCCAGCATCAACAGCTGCCTCGACCCCATCTTGTACTTCATGGCTGGGGACAAGTACCGGGGGCAGCTGCGCCGGGGGCCAGCCCAGCGCCTCCGGCCCATGCCCACGTGCGACCTGGCCCTGGTATCCCCCTCCACGGACAACGTCTCAGGTGGCAGCCACACTGTTGGTGACACCCGAGGGACAGCACGGAGCGGAGGCGGGTGCTGA